A stretch of the Streptomyces venezuelae genome encodes the following:
- a CDS encoding carbohydrate-binding module family 20 domain-containing protein produces the protein MRTIRHPRRTARVVAAATLAAATLTAGATAATPAVAVPPGGKDVTAVLFEWRFADVARACTETLGPAGYGYVQVSPPQEHVQGPQWWTSYQPVSYKIAGRLGDRTAFKNMIDACHAAGVKVVADSVINHMAGPADPNATLTGTGGSVYRKYDYPGTYSGADMDDCRAEISNYQDKGNVQNCELVKLADLDTGEEHVRARIAAYLNDLRSLGVDGFRIDAAKHMPAADLANIKSRLTDPNVYWKHEAIFGAGEAVDPAEYLGSGDVQEFRYARDLKRVFQNENLAYLKNFGEGWGHMPSGKSGVFVDNHDTERGGDTLNYKNGSAYTLASVFMLAWPYGSPDVHSGYEWSDKDAGPPNGGQVNACYADGWKCQHAWREISSMVAFRNTARGQGVVNWWDNGADAIAFGRGTKAYVAINHEGAALTRTFQSSLPAGDYCDVQSGRTVTVNGSGQFTATVAPGTALALHAGARSCSAAAAGASFAVTATTVPGQNVHIAGSHSALGSWSPGAAPKLDPAAYPVWKLDVALPAGTTFEYKYVRKDGSGNVTWESGANRSATVPANGKVTLTDTWRN, from the coding sequence ATGCGCACCATCAGACACCCGCGTCGCACCGCCAGAGTGGTGGCCGCCGCCACCCTCGCCGCCGCGACCCTCACCGCCGGGGCCACGGCGGCCACCCCCGCCGTCGCCGTGCCGCCCGGGGGGAAGGACGTCACCGCCGTCCTCTTCGAGTGGCGGTTCGCCGATGTCGCCCGGGCCTGTACGGAGACCCTCGGGCCCGCCGGGTACGGGTACGTGCAGGTGTCCCCGCCGCAGGAGCACGTCCAGGGTCCGCAGTGGTGGACCTCGTACCAGCCGGTCAGCTACAAGATCGCCGGTCGGCTCGGTGACCGCACCGCCTTCAAGAACATGATCGACGCCTGCCACGCGGCCGGGGTCAAGGTCGTCGCGGACTCCGTCATCAACCACATGGCCGGCCCGGCGGACCCGAACGCCACCCTCACCGGCACCGGCGGGTCCGTCTACCGCAAGTACGACTACCCCGGCACCTACTCCGGCGCCGACATGGACGACTGCCGGGCCGAGATCTCGAACTACCAGGACAAGGGCAACGTCCAGAACTGCGAGCTGGTCAAGCTCGCCGACCTCGACACCGGCGAGGAGCACGTCCGTGCACGGATCGCCGCCTACCTGAACGATCTGCGTTCGCTGGGCGTCGACGGGTTCCGCATCGACGCCGCCAAGCACATGCCCGCCGCCGACCTGGCGAACATCAAGTCCCGGCTGACCGACCCGAACGTCTACTGGAAGCACGAGGCGATATTCGGCGCCGGCGAGGCGGTGGACCCGGCCGAGTACCTCGGCTCCGGCGACGTACAGGAGTTCCGCTACGCCCGCGACCTCAAGCGGGTCTTCCAGAATGAGAACCTCGCCTACCTGAAGAACTTCGGCGAGGGCTGGGGCCACATGCCCTCCGGGAAGTCCGGCGTCTTCGTCGACAACCACGACACCGAGCGCGGCGGCGACACCCTCAACTACAAGAACGGCTCCGCCTACACCCTGGCAAGCGTCTTCATGCTCGCCTGGCCCTACGGCTCCCCGGACGTCCACTCCGGGTACGAGTGGAGTGACAAGGACGCCGGGCCGCCCAACGGGGGCCAGGTGAACGCCTGTTACGCCGACGGGTGGAAGTGTCAGCACGCCTGGCGGGAGATCTCCTCCATGGTCGCCTTCCGGAACACGGCCCGCGGTCAGGGTGTCGTGAACTGGTGGGACAACGGAGCCGACGCCATTGCGTTCGGGCGCGGCACCAAGGCGTATGTGGCCATCAACCACGAGGGCGCCGCGCTGACGCGGACCTTCCAGAGCTCCCTGCCGGCCGGTGACTACTGCGACGTGCAGAGCGGCCGGACGGTCACCGTCAACGGGTCCGGGCAGTTCACCGCGACCGTCGCGCCCGGTACCGCCCTGGCCCTGCACGCCGGTGCCCGCAGCTGTTCCGCCGCTGCCGCCGGTGCCTCCTTCGCCGTGACCGCCACCACCGTCCCCGGCCAGAACGTCCACATCGCCGGCAGCCACTCCGCCCTCGGCAGCTGGAGCCCCGGCGCGGCCCCCAAGCTCGACCCGGCCGCCTACCCGGTCTGGAAGCTCGACGTCGCCCTGCCCGCCGGCACCACGTTCGAGTACAAGTACGTCCGCAAGGACGGGTCCGGCAACGTCACCTGGGAGAGCGGGGCCAACCGCTCCGCCACCGTCCCGGCCAACGGCAAGGTCACCCTGACGGACACCTGGCGCAACTGA
- a CDS encoding RICIN domain-containing protein, which translates to MRSAAVAVAVTAVLTGGIGYAQAAPAATSSASASPSSAAAVPGGAHKYVNAATGKCLDIQGASHDPGVPVQQFSCKSGYHQSFATYFAPTDPTTTRMQPRHSGKCIGADGSAPGSRVTQQVCHDGAIQRWELVDLGGGQVTVKNVATGLCLDDGANPAGSRREVRQVVCTGTATQIWVRHAVS; encoded by the coding sequence ATGCGTTCCGCCGCCGTGGCCGTGGCCGTCACAGCCGTCCTGACCGGCGGCATCGGCTACGCCCAGGCGGCCCCCGCGGCCACGTCCTCCGCGTCCGCGAGCCCGTCCTCCGCGGCGGCCGTACCGGGCGGCGCGCACAAGTACGTCAACGCCGCCACCGGCAAGTGCCTGGACATCCAGGGCGCGTCCCACGATCCGGGGGTCCCGGTGCAGCAGTTCAGCTGCAAGTCCGGCTACCACCAGTCGTTCGCCACGTACTTCGCCCCCACGGACCCGACCACCACCCGCATGCAGCCCCGCCACTCCGGCAAGTGCATCGGCGCCGACGGGTCCGCCCCCGGTTCGCGGGTCACCCAGCAGGTCTGCCACGACGGGGCGATCCAGCGCTGGGAGCTCGTCGACCTCGGCGGCGGCCAGGTAACGGTCAAGAACGTGGCCACCGGCCTCTGCCTGGACGACGGCGCCAACCCGGCCGGCAGCCGCCGCGAGGTCCGCCAGGTGGTCTGCACCGGCACCGCCACCCAGATCTGGGTGCGGCACGCGGTCTCGTAA